In Reinekea thalattae, a genomic segment contains:
- a CDS encoding PilZ domain-containing protein produces the protein MGHTDRDFEEKRDFIRMQLNSTAKLHSQGSQPIDVICHDLSATGMSIIATEPLTLGSEVTIDIPSPNAQFEPMSSKGQVVRCDPYDDETRFLVGVEISNIS, from the coding sequence ATGGGCCACACTGACCGAGACTTTGAAGAGAAAAGAGACTTTATTCGGATGCAACTCAATTCCACCGCGAAGCTTCACTCACAAGGCTCGCAACCTATCGATGTGATCTGCCACGATTTAAGCGCCACCGGCATGTCTATTATTGCCACCGAGCCACTCACACTGGGTAGCGAAGTCACCATCGACATCCCCTCCCCCAACGCTCAATTTGAACCCATGAGCAGTAAAGGCCAAGTGGTTCGCTGCGATCCATATGATGATGAAACACGCTTCTTAGTTGGCGTTGAAATCAGCAATA